Proteins encoded in a region of the Cumulibacter manganitolerans genome:
- a CDS encoding magnesium transporter CorA family protein — MPRTRCYRDGVLTDEDFPIDQLSEHLGEGAAVVWVDLLAPERADLELVADELGLHKLAVEDAAQGHQRPKVDRYAEHDFLSAYSARLDVQSGKLVTGEIHAFITPTALVTVRRDDSFPIEALTARWDGDRDLCRFGVGALVHGLLDLLVDGHFDAVESLDDEIEQLEDLLFDARPHDQHVQRRSFELRKSLVQLRRVVLPMREVVNTLMRRDIGLIPEELLPYYQDVYDHVLRATEWTESLRDLVNTILETNLTIQGNRLNVITKKVTSWAAIIAVPTAITGFYGQNVPYPGFAHLSGFLTSSILIVLLSGALYITFKAKDWL; from the coding sequence ATGCCACGCACGCGCTGCTACCGCGACGGAGTCCTGACCGACGAGGACTTCCCGATCGACCAGCTGTCCGAGCATCTGGGCGAGGGCGCGGCCGTCGTGTGGGTTGATCTCCTCGCCCCCGAACGCGCGGACCTGGAGCTCGTCGCCGACGAGCTGGGCCTGCACAAGCTGGCCGTCGAGGACGCCGCGCAGGGGCATCAGCGGCCCAAGGTCGACCGGTACGCCGAGCACGACTTCCTGAGTGCCTACTCCGCGCGCCTGGACGTGCAGAGCGGCAAGCTCGTCACCGGCGAGATCCACGCCTTCATCACCCCCACCGCGCTGGTGACGGTGCGCCGTGACGACTCCTTCCCCATCGAGGCGCTGACCGCACGGTGGGACGGCGACCGTGACCTCTGCAGGTTCGGCGTCGGCGCCCTGGTGCACGGTCTGCTCGACCTGCTGGTCGACGGCCACTTCGACGCCGTGGAGTCGCTCGACGACGAGATCGAGCAGCTCGAGGACCTGCTGTTCGACGCCCGTCCGCACGACCAGCACGTGCAGCGCCGGAGCTTCGAGTTGCGCAAGAGCCTGGTGCAGCTCCGGCGCGTGGTGCTGCCGATGCGCGAGGTCGTCAACACCCTCATGCGGCGGGACATCGGCCTGATCCCCGAGGAGCTGCTGCCGTACTACCAGGACGTGTACGACCACGTGCTGCGGGCGACGGAGTGGACCGAGAGCCTCCGCGACCTCGTCAACACGATCCTCGAGACCAACTTGACGATCCAGGGCAATCGGCTCAACGTCATCACCAAGAAGGTCACCAGCTGGGCGGCGATCATCGCAGTGCCCACGGCGATCACCGGCTTCTACGGCCAGAACGTGCCGTACCCCGGCTTCGCGCACCTGTCGGGCTTCCTGACGTCCTCGATCCTCATCGTGCTGCTCTCGGGCGCGCTCTACATCACCTTCAAGGCGAAGGACTGGCTCTAG
- a CDS encoding SPW repeat protein, whose protein sequence is MQKWARWQDWVTLIAGAYAALSPIWTTTDRTATWTMVVLGVVTVVASLWALAMPEDRISEYGLMLLGVLFIISPWVMGFTNLTSMAVTAWIVGAVTLVAGFLAVPQVDGRMHHTRVAH, encoded by the coding sequence ATGCAGAAGTGGGCGCGGTGGCAGGACTGGGTGACGCTGATCGCGGGCGCGTACGCCGCACTCTCACCCATCTGGACGACCACCGACCGAACCGCCACGTGGACGATGGTGGTCCTGGGAGTGGTGACCGTGGTGGCGTCGCTGTGGGCGCTGGCGATGCCCGAGGATCGCATCTCCGAGTACGGTCTGATGCTGCTCGGCGTGCTGTTCATCATCTCGCCGTGGGTGATGGGCTTCACCAACCTGACCAGTATGGCGGTGACCGCCTGGATCGTCGGAGCGGTCACGCTGGTCGCCGGCTTCCTGGCAGTGCCGCAGGTCGACGGGCGCATGCATCACACGAGGGTGGCGCACTAG